Sequence from the bacterium genome:
TCTTGCATAGTAATGAAGACGAGTTTTGTAATGCTTGCCTTCGATATCGTAGCGCAAACTAGAAGGACTCTCTTCCCAATACTGTACCCCTTTTTTGTACCCAATAATTTTCATATAATACGTGACTTGTCTAAATGCTTTTTTACAATCATATTTAAAAACCTCACATATGTGAGAGAATTCATACATGTTATTTTTCCCACCAAGCTCGTATTCAATAAAATGGTCACAATTAGTATAAAATATATCGTTGGAATTATTAGCATATTTCATTGCAGGTGTTACCCTTGTGGAAATCAAATCTATAGGATGCTGAAGGGAAAGATTAACATTTATGAGGTTAGCTAAAATGTCTTTACTTAAATTTGCAATTCCAAAATGACCTGTCTGTTTTCCAAGAGAAATAATCCCTTTGATTAAAGGCTTTACTTTTTCCGGGGCTCTCAAGCTAATAGCAAGCAGGATTCTTAAACTACCGAATACGATATCAAAATTTTTTGAACGTAAATTTAAACCGAGTTGGCTTACTGCCTGCGAATTTGTTAATGCTTCCTGAAATAAGCAAAGTGTTGCTCTGTTACGATGAGCGACAATAGGAGAGGCTAAATATTGCGAAAGAAATTCAAGTATGTCCATATTATTTTTTTGATAAAGATAGACTCATTGATGTTTCTACGATATTTTTCCAGCTTGCAAAAGAAAACTTTTTAATATCAATAAAATACTTATCTATGTATTTGGAAGCATAAGTAAAAAACTGTGGCAAAGAATAACTATCTCCTGCAAGCCTACGAATTCCTGCTAGTAATAATTTTCTGATAAAAGCTTGCTTGTTAGGAAAATCTATCTTATCCAGCGCTTTGATAATCCCATGGATTTCATAATTATGCTCCGAATTATTTATAGCTCTAAACACGTCGGATTGCGTCTTGGCAAGCAATGATTGATTACTTGTTGCCACAGTTTTTCTGATAAGGGTAGAAAATAATTCTGCCCCTTCTATATTTATTTTATTGGACACAGCCCATTCTCTAACGTGCTGTAAGTCAGCATAACTAAGAAATGGGACTAATTCTGCAACTAACCTATCCGTAAAGTAGTTTTTTTGTTTTGTATATTGGTCTAAAGTTTTCAGAACTGACTTTATGCGCCCCTTTTTAGCAGAAGTTTTAAGTTTTTCAATATCAATGCTGTCATAAGTTACCTTAAATTCGGGACTTTTTTTCATAGCCGCCGAATAGCCTTCTTGCCGAAGGGCAGCGAGATAAAACTCAACATCTCTCCTAATGCTTTTCAGTTGAGAATAAGGAGTGATAAATAAGATTATATCTTGTAATAGATTTATTCGATCAGTAGGCTCAATATATTTCTTCAAAATCTCAAAGTATCGCATCATTAATTCTTCAGCTCTCTGGTAATCATTATTAATTAAAGCCCATCCGCAAAGTTTAAAATAAACTTTTGTGATGTTTTCGAAATACTCGTAAGAATTTTCTTCTTTGATGTGCATTAAACCCAAAAGCGGTAGAATATCTTTGATAGTATGATAATGATAACGTTTTATATAAGTCGAGATAACTCGTCTTAAAGCTTCGTTTTGATTGACTTTCCCTTCAACTATAAATTTGTAGAGATAGTCTAGTGCCATCCTGAAATCTTCATAAGTAGCAGATTCTAGAAAATCCAGCCTTAAATATCCTGCTCCTTCGATTATATCAGAAACACGTTCTATATATCTCAAAATCAATTTAAATTGCTCTGACTTTTGCGTTCTAAGACAATCTACAAGGTTATTAAATCTAAAGTCTTCTTTGCTCCATAATCCACGAGAGTATTTCAAACTCTTAATAAAAATATTATCCGCCATAATCAAGAATCCCTTTTGTGCAGCAATGACAGCTAGATTCTGTAAATTACTACTTTTACTAAGGTTATCAAGCCTTTCTTTTTGGCGTATTTCGAATGTTTTTCCCAGATAACTTTCCAGTTTTTCCTTAATTATAATAGTTGTCGGCACAGACACTTCTATCAACTTTTCTAAAATATCTGCTCTCTTGTTTATATAAGCAATTCCCAAAATATTCTCAATTTTATTGAGGAAAGATAAAGTTTTGTTTGGAAATCGAACGCTAATGATTTGTAAGTTATCTCTAATAAGATCTAAGAGGTCATGACTGTATGGATAAAGATTTTTCCTTGTTTCATAGTTATTATCCTCATTGGGGTTGATTTGGTCTATTTTTTGTTTATAGAGCCTAAGGGAATTTTCTAAGACTTTCCAAAAACCTTCCCATGTAATTTTTCTTGCTTGTAGTAGCAATCTATTTTTTTCCAAATCGCATTCTATTGAGAGAACATTTAAAAACTCTGGATTTTCATATTCTGAATAATCCCTTGCCCTTGAAAATTTTTCCTTTAGAGAGTCAATGTAAAACTCTTTCAAGTTAAACTTTTTATCTATTAACCCCTTTAAAGCAATCCATTTGAGGAATAATTCACGAGTCCTTTCTGGCCCTCCCCAATCTGTATAACCACGATTGCAATAAGGGAGTTCAATCTCTACTTTATTCAAAAGTTTTTGAGTTCTTTTTTTAAAGTTTTTCGCTCCATGAATGAATAAAGCTTCAGCAAAATCTAGACGTTGACTTTCATGTTTATTGTCGTAAAGAAATCTCTCTACTTTCTCGTCATTAAGTAATCTTCTAAAGTCCCAATTATCAGAAATCTTCAACCCATTTTTCTCCTTCTCAAGGTAGATTAAAAGACGTTCTATCTTGGAAGACTTAGATATTGTCTTTAGCGTCTCTTTATTATTAATTTTCAGGTTCTGTAGATGAATTTTTGTTAACTTAATACCTTTAAAACCCCCCTCTAATCTTAAGCTAGGCTTCTGGAAAGAAATTCCTTTTTTAACGAAATCCAATGCTTTTTTATACTGATGTGCATTAACTAGAGCACGGGTAAGAACTTCAACATTATTCCAGAATTCATCATTTGCATCTTTGCTCCAAAGCAATTCAGGATTTAAATTAATTCTAAATAAACTATCATCAATAAATCTACGTGCAAGGTCAATACAATTTTTATCTGCTTTCTCTATTAGAATATTTCCAACCGCCAACCGCTTAAACACCCATTCTCGCTGGTACCATGGTTGATTTATTTTTGGAAGCAATAACTCTTTTTCTACTTCTGAAATCAACTTTTCTGTTCCGATTTGTGCTTTTTGAAAGACATCTTCATCATGAGTAATAGAATAGATATTACTTGTGAGTATTGCGTAGTGAACCAGTTGTTCTACATTCTGAACGTGATAGAAGTAATTTACAAAACTTCTACCGATTTCAACTTTGGTAGGTTCATCTATATTTGACCTAAGAATTTTGTTAAAAAATCCAGTTTGATGAAGTTTTTGGAAAATAGTTTTTACTGAAGAGTCTTTTATACCAACAACCTCTAAATGTTTAATGATATATTTTTTACCATATAGAGATAAAGCATTTTTTGAATAATATTTACCAAGGATTCGATGATAAGACTTTTTATCTCTCATAATCTGAGCGATAACAAATCGTCTGAAACTATCATGATAAGGCTCAATAAAACCACCCGACAAGTGGAGAAAATGATCAACTTTCTTTAAAAGGTCATTAAATGTAGTAATATTTAACTGCCTATAATACATTAACTGTTGTAAATCTTCTCGTTTAACACTGGCAAAATGAAAACAAAGATAACCAAAACATTCTTTTTCTTTTTTACTTAAGCTATCCCAGATAGGTCTGTACCAGTCAAATACTTCAGTATATTGCGAGGGGGAGCGAATTATGTTATCAGGGGTGCCGGATTGTTTTAGTTTTCTGCTTAGATAAAACAGTGAAATAGCTAAGCCATTAGTCTTTTTTTTAATAATTGCAATTTGGTCTCTATTAAGTGGTATATCAGCTTGCTTAAAATATCTTTCAATCTCTTTTTCGGTGAAATATAGATTTATGCCAGTTTCTTTTTTTGTATTTGGAGTTAAATTTCTAATTGACTTGGGAAGATATCTTTCCCCCCAAGTGCTCAACAAAAAAACTATACCTGGGTAATTAACTGAAGGGATAGCATCTAGAACTGACTTGTCTCTATAGTTATCAGTTTCTACCTGGTCAAGAGCGTCAATTATAATGACAATCTTCTTGCTATGCCTCTTTAGTGCGTTATCGCTAAGTTTTTTTAATGCCTCATCAAAAGTTTTATCAATGAAATTTTCATCGTCCTTAATGCCAATAGTTTTGTCAAGCAATCCAAATTCATAACATCTTTGAATAATGTCTGTTTTGAACCAAGAGCTTTTAAGTCGGTTATTATTCGAGTATCCTGACTTTCCTTTCACTGCCTCAAAGGGACGAATACGGCAGAAATAAGGGAAAAAATCTGTGTTCTTTTCTGCAAGATGAGAGAGTAAAACTGTTTTTCCTGAACCGGAGGGAGCAAAAAGCAAAACAAAGCCACCTCTTTTTTTCTTTGCTTCTATGGCTTGTAGAATTTTAGTTTCCAGATTAGGACGATCAATATAATTTAATGGAGTAGCAATTTCTTGTATTAACCCTGTTTCTAATCGGTCAATGAATTCAATTACTTTTTGAGGAGTAACTTCTATTTCATTTGAGACAAAAAGTCTTGTAATCCTAGTTATAAAAGCATCTCCTCTTTCATTATCAACAACACCTTCTCTTTTTAACTTCATGCGGAGCTCTTTTTCCAATACATCTATCGCTGGGATTTCTTTGAAATGGAGCGCTGAGAGAAAACTCTTTAACTCCTTGTTATTAACAAATGGGCTTGCATTACAGTTAGCTTTAATACTTTTGATTTCAGAGTTATGCCTATTATGAAAAGATTTCCATGATAGCTTCTTTTCCCGTAGTTTTTTGATATCCCTTAAAAAATCAAATAGCTCATTTGTTAGGATTTTATTACTTGCAATAGTTAGTCGAACAGATTTATTTTGCTTCTTGTGAACACGCCAACTTTTTAGAAACTTAAATATATTAGTTCCTTCTTTTCGACAAGATTGACGAGTATTTGTTTGATGCAGGTTTGTAATCCACAAATCACCGAATCCCAATTTACTTTCTGGTCTTAGTGTATGTTTTATTTGGATAACCTCAACTTGTACATTCTTATAGAACTTTGTTAAGTCCTCAATTCGTCTTTTCTGCCCATATTTCCTATCCGGTTTAATTTGTATTTTCGTAACAAAAGAATCTTTTTCCAGAAGATTTAAAAATTCAACTCCCGCCAATAGGATCTCAAAATAAAATGGTGCGTTTTCGTTTCTGATTATTTTTTGAGCCATAAAAACTTTTATAAATATATACTATCCATGCTTTTAGACTTATAGAATTTTTTATCTCATAATATATCCATTATATTAACTATTAATATTTTAAAATTCCGATTTACGCTTAGTAGACTCACAATTTTTTAATAATATGATTAAAAAGTATATTGACAAGTTTTTTATAAGAATCTTCCAAATATGTTTGGATATATAATATATTACATATAAACATAAATATGAAAAAAAAGCGGATAGTTTTTCCAATGCTCTATCTGTAATAATTATTTGAGATTCTATATGCTAAAATGGGGATAAAAATAACACTGAAACACAAATAAAATATCATTTCAAAAGTAATGATTTTGAAAAACTTGTTTTAATTTGACAAAGTTAATCTCCAAATATAATATACTTTTTTAATATGACTACTTCTATAGATAAGAATTATAAAATAAGGAACAATCTACAATTTGAGCAGCAATATAAAATGTTTAGTAGTTTGGAACCGCATGGATGTCCGTGTGGATATTTTGGGGACTTATATCATAACTGCACTTGTTCTCCTGCAATGATTCAAAAATATATATCCAAGATTTCGGGGCCATTGCTTGACCGCGTGGATATTCATATAGAAGTTCCGTCACTTCCTTACAAAGAACTAATTAGTAAAGCAACGGGAGAACCTTCCGTAAAAATCCGTGACCGCGTAAATAAAGCGCGCAAATCTCAAATTGAGCGGTATTCGGGACATAAGAATCTTTATTGTAACGCTCAATTGACACAAAGGGATTTGAAAAAATATTGTGTTCTGGATTCAACGTCTGAAAACCTTTTAAAACTTGCGATAGAGAAATTTGGCTTATCCGCAAGGGCTTATAGCCGTATTCTTAAAGTCAGCAGAACTATAGCGGATATAGAAGGGGCAAAAGATATAAGCTCGGCGCATATTTCAGAAGCAATACAGTACCGCACATTGGATAGAAAGTATTGGTTAAGGTAAAAAAACAGAAAGAATTTTTAGTCACGGATAAAAGAAAAAGCAACCACAGAGGGCACTGAGAACAAATCACAGAAAAAAACATAGAGTTCAAAGAAAACATAAACAGACATCGAAATATAGAGAGCACAGAGATAAAACTCACAGAGGTCACAGAGAACGGAATGCGGATTATAGGCACGAAGGAAACTAATTTTTTCTATCACCTTTAACCAACCACAATATTCTTGACAGATTATAACTTATATAGTAGGGTACTCGTTAATAGTATATTAGTGTAATAGTTAATAGTTAAATGAAGATAGGAATTTAAGTAAAGTGACTCCAACTAGATAAAGTTATGGCAGGCAAAACCGTTATCGAGAAAATATTGTCTAAGAAGTTAGGCAAAGACACACATATAGGCGACCGTGTATGGTTACCTACCGACCTCGTTGCAATGCGGGATTTTGGCGGGCCAAATGTAATTTTGGAATACAAAGAAAACTTTAAAGACTCTCCCCTATTCGATAAAGACAAAGTAGCCATAACTTTTGACTTACACATTCCGCCAAGAGATGAAAAAGTAGCAAACAATCATAAAATCTGCCGTGATTTCGTCAAAAAAACAGGATGTAAATTATTTGACGTTAATGAAGGTATCGGACAACATATTCTATTTGAACACAATCTTGTTCACCCGGGTGACGTCATAATCGGAACTGATTCTCATATGAACTTGCTTGGAGCATTTGAAGCACTTGCAATGGGCGTAGGAACAACCGACATAACCGGCGCGATGAGATACGGGAAACTATGGTATCGGATTCCACCTACAATAAGAATTGAAATAAACGGAAAAATAAAAAAACCTGTTTGCGCAAAAGATGTCATATTATATGTTCTAAAAAATCTAAAAACGGACGGCGCCATAAATAAATCCGTCGAATTTACCGGCAATACCGTTAAATCTATGAATACGGCAGAACGAATCACACTGACAAGTATGGTAACCGAAATGTCCGGGGAAATCGGGTTTGTAGAATCTAAAGACTCTATTTTCACGGCAGATAAAGATGCAATTTATGAAAGCAAATACGAGTTTGACGTTTCAAAACTTGAGCCGCAAATCGCCTGTCCACATTCACCGGACATGGTAAAACCGGTCAAGGAAGTCGCAGGGACACCGATTGACCAGGTTTTTATAGGCAGTTGCACTAATGGCAAATATGAAGATTTAAAAGCTGCCGCAGATATATTAAAGGGTAAAACGGCAAAGATAAAATTGATAATAGTTCCTGCAACAATGAACGTGGCAAAAGAAGCATTGAAAAAAGGTCTTTATGAAATATTCCTTTCTGCGGGAGCGGTAGTCGTAAACCCGGGTTGTGCATTATGCACGACAGGACATCCCGGCATTCTCGCAAACGGCGAAACAATGGTTTCAACTTCAAATCGTAATTTTATAGGTAAATTAGGTAAAGGCGGGGAAGTGTATTTAGCTTCGCCTGCTACGGCTGCAGCTACGGCTGTGGCGGGAGTCATTACAGAACCAAGGAATAGTTAATAGTATAATAGTGTAATAGTTATTAGGAAAGAAATTAGAAACAGGGAATAGTTAATAGGATAATAGTGTAATAGTTATTAGGGGAAAAAATGACGATGAGTAAAGTAGAAACTTTTGAGGATTTAGATACTTATAAAATATTTAGGGACTTACGAATAAAAATATCAAAAATAGTCCAAACTTTTCCTGATGTAGAAAAATACAGACTTATTGACCAAATTATTCGTGCTTCAAGGTCTATTACTGCAAATATAGCTGAAGGCTACGGAAGGTATCACTATCAAGAAAACACACAATTTTGTAGACAAGCACGGGGTTCAGCTTATGAATTATTAGAACATATCAATGTTGCCCTAGATGAAAAATATATTTCAACTGACGTTTATAATACTTTTAGAAAAATAATATTCAACGGAATAAAAACTATTAATGGTTATGTACGATATTTACAAAAGCAAAAACTTAGTACCGATTAACTAATACATGATTAACAAGTATATTATTTTAACTATTAACTAATACCCTAATATACTAATAACTATGATAAAAGGAAGAATTTGGAAATTTGGGGACGATATTGATACGGACCAAATATATCCCGGAAAATACTTACCGTTAACCGATAAACAGGAAATGGCAAGACACGCTATGGAAGGTGTGCCGGGTGCAGAAAAATTCATAAAAGAAGTACAACCGGGTGATATAATGGTTGTAGGAAAAAACTTTGGTTGCGGGTCATCAAGAGAACATGCAGGCGTTGCAATAAAAGGACTTGGAGTATCTCTTGTTATCGCAGAATCATTTGCAGGTATATACTACAGGAACTCGATAAATATTGGGTTACCGTTATTAGAATGCAAAAATATATCCTCAATTAAAGAGGGTACTATTATATCCGTTTATCCCGAAACAGGAAAAATCATAGATTCTGAGACGGGGAAAGAAATTTACCAGGCAAATCCACTTGCAAATCTTGAACTCGAAATCATTAACGCAGGCGGATTACTTAAATTTTTGATACAAAACAATTAAAACCACAGAAAACAGAAAAAATTTATAGCCACGGATAACGGACACGGATTTGCACGGATAAAAATTTACACCGCAGACCTGCCTACCGTCAGGCAGGGACGCAAAGTACGCAGAGAATAGAAAACGGAAAGCCTAGCGGAGCTGGATACCAATCTCTAATCCAGCAAAGCTGGAAAGAGCTTGAGTAAAAAAATTGAAAAAGGTGGTATAAAATGATAAACGCAGAATATATAAAAAAAACTTTTCCAAAATTGGAACTTATAAAAAATCCTGCATTGAAACAGGGAGTTGTAGATGCATGGCTTTTAGGCGTTAAAAGAGGTAATTGGGAAAAAATAGACGATATTCCTTTTACTTTACTAATTCCTGCAAAAACTTCATTGATTGAACATACTAATAAAGTTACGGAACTTGCAGTAAACATTGCTAATACGGTATTAAAAGACAATCCTGCAATTAAAATAGATATGGATATTCTTATCGCCGGCGGATTAACTCACGATGTAGGGAAACTCATTGAATACGAACGTAAAGATGGCAAAATCGTAAAATCTTTTCTTGGCAATAAAGCAAGACATCCTGCGATAGGTTACGCTCTTGCGCTTGAAGTTAAACTGCCAAATGAAGTAGCTCACATAATACTTGCGCACTCCCACGAAGGCGACACGCTTGAGCGTTCAAGGGAAGCAATTATTATTAATCACTCTGACTTTATTGATTTTGACCTCGCGAAGACTTGTAAACCGAATTAACATAATACTTCAATAATTCAAATCCAATATCTTATTTATAAACTTATTGACAATATAGGTTTTTGAGAATCGTTAATAGTGTATTAGTATAATAGTTATTAGGAAAAGGGAATGACAGACAAACCCAGCTTTGCTGGATAAGTTGGACTAATGCTCCTACGTCGCAAAGTCCAACTAATAAACTTATTGACAATATAGGTTTTTAGATATTGTTTTTGTATTAATGGAAACGGATTTTTTAGTTATCGGAAGTGGAATCGCGGGGCTTGCTTTTGCCGTTGAATCCGCAGCTTACGGCAAAGTGACGATAATCACCAAAAAAGGTCGGAGCGAAGCAAACACTAACTACGCGCAAGGCGGTATAGCCGCGGCGATTGACTCAAATGACTCCATAGAATACCATATAAAAGACACACTACATACCGGAGCCGGACTTTGCAACGAAAAAGCAGTCAGGATAATGGTAACCGAAGCGCCCTCTATAATTAAAAGACTTTGTGAATTAGGCGTGGATTTTACGAAAGCAAAAGACGGGAAATTAGATTTGGGAATGGAAGGCGGACATTCTATGCGCAGAATCGTCCATACAAAAGACGCAACAGGCGCACAGATCGAAAATTCACTGCTTCATAATACAAGCTCCGAAGGTATAACTTTGCTCGAAGATTGGATTGCAATTGACCTTATATTAAAAGATGGGAAATGTATAGGCGTTTGGGCTTTGGATGAAAAAAACAATAAAATATTTTCCATATTCTCGAAAATAACTTTAATAGCGACCGGTGGAGCAGGAAGCGTATATTTGCACACGACTAATCCTTCAATTGCCACGGGAGACGGAATTTCAATGGGATATAGAGCAGGCGCAACAATCGCAAATATGGAATTCGTGCAGTTTCATCCTACAACTTTTTACGGAAAGAAAATAGGAGAAAGAGCATTGCTGTTATCCGAAGCTATAAGAGGCGAAGGCGGAATACTAAAAACTTCTAAAGGGGATACTTTTATGGAAAAGTATGATGCCAGAAAAGAATTAGCTTCAAGAGATATAGTAGCTCGCGCCATACATTTTGAACTTAAAAGCACCGATACTGATTATGTGTTGCTTGACGTAACGCATCTCGGCGAAAAATTCGTTAATAAATTTCCGAATATTTATAATTCGTGCCTCTCTCTCGGATTAGACCCGTTAAAAGAACCTATTCCCGTAGTTCCGGGCGCCCATTATCTATGTGGAGGTATTCTTACCGACCTTGACGGGAAAACAAATATTCCCCGTCTTTATGTAGCAGGAGAATCCGCTTGCACAGGCGTTCATGGCGCTAATAGGTTGGCATCCAATTCTTTACTGGAGTCTATTGTTTTTGGTTTTCGCGCAGCAAAATCTGCAATAAAAGGAATCAAAAAAATTCATCCGGAAAATTCTACATCAAAACCTATAAAGAAAAACCTTAATTCTTCAATCTGTGATAATAATATAATTAGCGAATACCTGTCCGATATTCGTTTCATAATGTGGGAAAAAGTAGGTATAGTCAGGAATACAAAAGATTTAGAAGATGCGTTATCCAAAATATCTCAATATAAAAAAGAAATAGACAATTTATACAAGAAACATACGATTTCGTATGCGCTTGTAGAACTTCGTAACGTCGTAAATACGGCGATGCTTATTACAAAATGTGCTA
This genomic interval carries:
- a CDS encoding P-loop NTPase fold protein → MAQKIIRNENAPFYFEILLAGVEFLNLLEKDSFVTKIQIKPDRKYGQKRRIEDLTKFYKNVQVEVIQIKHTLRPESKLGFGDLWITNLHQTNTRQSCRKEGTNIFKFLKSWRVHKKQNKSVRLTIASNKILTNELFDFLRDIKKLREKKLSWKSFHNRHNSEIKSIKANCNASPFVNNKELKSFLSALHFKEIPAIDVLEKELRMKLKREGVVDNERGDAFITRITRLFVSNEIEVTPQKVIEFIDRLETGLIQEIATPLNYIDRPNLETKILQAIEAKKKRGGFVLLFAPSGSGKTVLLSHLAEKNTDFFPYFCRIRPFEAVKGKSGYSNNNRLKSSWFKTDIIQRCYEFGLLDKTIGIKDDENFIDKTFDEALKKLSDNALKRHSKKIVIIIDALDQVETDNYRDKSVLDAIPSVNYPGIVFLLSTWGERYLPKSIRNLTPNTKKETGINLYFTEKEIERYFKQADIPLNRDQIAIIKKKTNGLAISLFYLSRKLKQSGTPDNIIRSPSQYTEVFDWYRPIWDSLSKKEKECFGYLCFHFASVKREDLQQLMYYRQLNITTFNDLLKKVDHFLHLSGGFIEPYHDSFRRFVIAQIMRDKKSYHRILGKYYSKNALSLYGKKYIIKHLEVVGIKDSSVKTIFQKLHQTGFFNKILRSNIDEPTKVEIGRSFVNYFYHVQNVEQLVHYAILTSNIYSITHDEDVFQKAQIGTEKLISEVEKELLLPKINQPWYQREWVFKRLAVGNILIEKADKNCIDLARRFIDDSLFRINLNPELLWSKDANDEFWNNVEVLTRALVNAHQYKKALDFVKKGISFQKPSLRLEGGFKGIKLTKIHLQNLKINNKETLKTISKSSKIERLLIYLEKEKNGLKISDNWDFRRLLNDEKVERFLYDNKHESQRLDFAEALFIHGAKNFKKRTQKLLNKVEIELPYCNRGYTDWGGPERTRELFLKWIALKGLIDKKFNLKEFYIDSLKEKFSRARDYSEYENPEFLNVLSIECDLEKNRLLLQARKITWEGFWKVLENSLRLYKQKIDQINPNEDNNYETRKNLYPYSHDLLDLIRDNLQIISVRFPNKTLSFLNKIENILGIAYINKRADILEKLIEVSVPTTIIIKEKLESYLGKTFEIRQKERLDNLSKSSNLQNLAVIAAQKGFLIMADNIFIKSLKYSRGLWSKEDFRFNNLVDCLRTQKSEQFKLILRYIERVSDIIEGAGYLRLDFLESATYEDFRMALDYLYKFIVEGKVNQNEALRRVISTYIKRYHYHTIKDILPLLGLMHIKEENSYEYFENITKVYFKLCGWALINNDYQRAEELMMRYFEILKKYIEPTDRINLLQDIILFITPYSQLKSIRRDVEFYLAALRQEGYSAAMKKSPEFKVTYDSIDIEKLKTSAKKGRIKSVLKTLDQYTKQKNYFTDRLVAELVPFLSYADLQHVREWAVSNKINIEGAELFSTLIRKTVATSNQSLLAKTQSDVFRAINNSEHNYEIHGIIKALDKIDFPNKQAFIRKLLLAGIRRLAGDSYSLPQFFTYASKYIDKYFIDIKKFSFASWKNIVETSMSLSLSKK
- a CDS encoding ATP-binding protein — translated: MTTSIDKNYKIRNNLQFEQQYKMFSSLEPHGCPCGYFGDLYHNCTCSPAMIQKYISKISGPLLDRVDIHIEVPSLPYKELISKATGEPSVKIRDRVNKARKSQIERYSGHKNLYCNAQLTQRDLKKYCVLDSTSENLLKLAIEKFGLSARAYSRILKVSRTIADIEGAKDISSAHISEAIQYRTLDRKYWLR
- a CDS encoding aconitase/3-isopropylmalate dehydratase large subunit family protein; this translates as MAGKTVIEKILSKKLGKDTHIGDRVWLPTDLVAMRDFGGPNVILEYKENFKDSPLFDKDKVAITFDLHIPPRDEKVANNHKICRDFVKKTGCKLFDVNEGIGQHILFEHNLVHPGDVIIGTDSHMNLLGAFEALAMGVGTTDITGAMRYGKLWYRIPPTIRIEINGKIKKPVCAKDVILYVLKNLKTDGAINKSVEFTGNTVKSMNTAERITLTSMVTEMSGEIGFVESKDSIFTADKDAIYESKYEFDVSKLEPQIACPHSPDMVKPVKEVAGTPIDQVFIGSCTNGKYEDLKAAADILKGKTAKIKLIIVPATMNVAKEALKKGLYEIFLSAGAVVVNPGCALCTTGHPGILANGETMVSTSNRNFIGKLGKGGEVYLASPATAAATAVAGVITEPRNS
- a CDS encoding four helix bundle protein, translating into MSKVETFEDLDTYKIFRDLRIKISKIVQTFPDVEKYRLIDQIIRASRSITANIAEGYGRYHYQENTQFCRQARGSAYELLEHINVALDEKYISTDVYNTFRKIIFNGIKTINGYVRYLQKQKLSTD
- a CDS encoding 3-isopropylmalate dehydratase, whose product is MIKGRIWKFGDDIDTDQIYPGKYLPLTDKQEMARHAMEGVPGAEKFIKEVQPGDIMVVGKNFGCGSSREHAGVAIKGLGVSLVIAESFAGIYYRNSINIGLPLLECKNISSIKEGTIISVYPETGKIIDSETGKEIYQANPLANLELEIINAGGLLKFLIQNN
- a CDS encoding HD domain-containing protein; protein product: MINAEYIKKTFPKLELIKNPALKQGVVDAWLLGVKRGNWEKIDDIPFTLLIPAKTSLIEHTNKVTELAVNIANTVLKDNPAIKIDMDILIAGGLTHDVGKLIEYERKDGKIVKSFLGNKARHPAIGYALALEVKLPNEVAHIILAHSHEGDTLERSREAIIINHSDFIDFDLAKTCKPN
- the nadB gene encoding L-aspartate oxidase, producing METDFLVIGSGIAGLAFAVESAAYGKVTIITKKGRSEANTNYAQGGIAAAIDSNDSIEYHIKDTLHTGAGLCNEKAVRIMVTEAPSIIKRLCELGVDFTKAKDGKLDLGMEGGHSMRRIVHTKDATGAQIENSLLHNTSSEGITLLEDWIAIDLILKDGKCIGVWALDEKNNKIFSIFSKITLIATGGAGSVYLHTTNPSIATGDGISMGYRAGATIANMEFVQFHPTTFYGKKIGERALLLSEAIRGEGGILKTSKGDTFMEKYDARKELASRDIVARAIHFELKSTDTDYVLLDVTHLGEKFVNKFPNIYNSCLSLGLDPLKEPIPVVPGAHYLCGGILTDLDGKTNIPRLYVAGESACTGVHGANRLASNSLLESIVFGFRAAKSAIKGIKKIHPENSTSKPIKKNLNSSICDNNIISEYLSDIRFIMWEKVGIVRNTKDLEDALSKISQYKKEIDNLYKKHTISYALVELRNVVNTAMLITKCAIMRKESRGLHYVLDYLKRDDILYNKDTVIENR